The sequence ATCCGGTTGATGACCTCCCCGGCGCTCATCTGCGGATACTTTGACCGGATCAGGGCAGCGACGCCGGAGACCAGCGGCGTGGCGCCGGAGGTGCCGGACCAGTCCGCGTACTGTCCGCCGGGCATGCCGCCGATCAGGTCCTCCGCGGGGGCGGCGACGCCGATGACGATGCTCTGCGCGGATGCCTTCTCGCTGGCCTTGCCGTCGCGGCTGAGGCCGGCGACGGTCAGCACGCCGGGAATCGTGGCCGGGGCACCGGACTGCTCGGTCCCGCCGGCCCGGTTGCCCGCGGCGGCGACAATAACGACGTCGTTCTGTTCCGCATAGAGGAAGGCGTCGTCCCAGCTTTCGGGCCAGGAGGTCGTGGAGCTGGTCAGCGACATGTTGATGACCTTCGCGCCGCTGTCGACGGCCCAGCGTACGGCGGCCGGAATCTGTTCCTCGATGCCTACGCCGCCGGGGTTCGGCGAGCCAAGCCAGGTGGACACGGCGAGCAGCTCCGCCTTGGGCGCGACACCGATGACACCGTCGGATCCGGCGCCGACGCCGCTCGCCGGCTTCTTGTCGTCCTGCTTTTCTTTGTCCGATGCGTGGCCGCGTCCGGCCAGCAGGGTCGCGACGAGCGTGCCGTGCTCAGGCGTCTGGCCGATGCCGCTCTGGCCGTTCGGGTCTCCCGCCCCGGAGACGTCCGCGCCGCCGACCACCGCGCCCTTCAGGTCCGGGTGCTTTGCATCGATGCCGCTGTCGATCACGGCGACCTTGACGCCCTCCCCCTGCGAGGTTTTCCAGGCGTCCCGGATGCCGGAGGAATCCAGCCAGTATTCCTTCTCCCGGTGCTCGTCCGCGACGGCGGCCGGGGCGAACACGGCGCCGCCGGCCAGGGCCAGCACGGAGACCATGGACAGCACGAGGGTGCGGGCAGTGCGCCGCATGGTGGCCGGCCCGGGCCGGCGGTTCCGGCGTGCGGCTCGCGGCTGCTTGTCGTCCATCTCTCCCACTTTACGGATTTCCGGTTTCGGCTAGTTGGCCTCGGAGCGCGGCCGGGCGGCGCTCAGGGCAATGCCATCGAGGATATCGTGTTCGCTGGCGGTCGCGCCGTCGACCCGGCCCGAGGTCAGCTCTCCAACCCGGTCGTTGATGGTGCGCCAAATGAGGGCGCCGGCGCCGATGACGTCGACGCGCCCCGGGTGCATATAAGGCAGGGCAGCCCGTTCGGCGCGGCTCATCCGCAGCAGCGAGGTGCAGGCCGCCCTGGTCTTGGCGGCGTCCAGGGCCGTGCCGTGGATGGCGTCCGGCTGGTACTCGGCCAGGCCCATCGCGTGCGCGGTCACCGTGGTGATGGATCCGGCGACGCCCACCAGCCGGTCGGCATCCCCCAGCGGCACGTCGCGGAGCACCTCGTCGATGTAGGCGTTGATCTCCTTCTCGGCGGCCTCGATCTCGGCCGCCGAGGGAGGATCGGTCACGAGGTGCCGCTCGGTGAACCGGACGCAGCCCATGTCGGTGCTGCGCGCGGCCAGGACGCCGGACCCGTTACCGAGGACGAACTCGGTGCTGCCCCCGCCAAGGTCCACGACCAAGATCCGCTCGTCCGGGTGCGCAGACAAGGCGCTGGCTGCGCCGGTGAAGGACAGCTCCGCCTCTTCCCCGCCGCTGATGACCTCCGGCTCGACTCCGAGCCGGTCGCGGATGCCGTCCACGAAGACCTGGCGGTTGCCGGCGTCCCGCGTGGCCGACGTCGCCACGAAGCGCAGGCTCTCAGCGCCGTGTCCGCGCAGCTGGCCGGCATACTCCTCGGCCGCGGCGAACGTTCGGGCCAGCGCCTCGTCCGCCAGTATTCCCGTTGCGTCCACGCCCTGGCCCAGCCGCACCACCTTCATGGTGCGAACCACGTCGGTGAGGCGTCCGCCGTCGTCAACGTCCGCAATCAGCAGGCGGATGGAATTGGTTCCGCAGTCGATGGCTCCGACCCTCATGACAGTCCTTCTTCCCCTGCGTCCTGCCCGGCTTCCCGGGCGGCACGGCGTTCGGCGCGCTTGGCTTCGAGTTCCTCGGGGCTGAGCCCCTGTGTCTTGGTGTGCCGGCTCAGGTCCCGGTCAGGGACAGGCCCGGATTCGTCCCAGGCGCCGCCGCAGTAGCAGCGGTCCGTGGTCCACCATTCGGCGATGCCGTCGAGAGCCTCGTCCCCGAGGGGGTTCACGCCCCGGCCGGCGGCGAGCGAGTGCCCGACCAGCACGTGCAGGCATTTGACCCGGGACGGCATCCCGCCGGCGGAGACGCCCGCGATTTCGGGCACCGCGCCGACGCCGGTGCGCTGCCCGATCTCGTCCCGGCTGCGCAGGTACGCGTCATGGGCGCGCCGATAAGCGGCCGCGAGCTGCTCGTCCCGCTCCAGCCGCTCCGTCATCTCCGTCATGACGCCCGCGGCCTCCAGCCGGGAGACCGCCGAGGTGATGACGGGGTGGGTCAGGTAGAACGTGGTCGGAAACGGGATCCCGTTGCCCAGCCGCGGCGCCGTGGTCGCAACCAGCGGGTTGCCGCAGATGCAGCGCGCCCCGATTTCCACGACGTCGCGGGCGGGACGCCCCAGTTGCCGGCTGATGGTTTCGAGGTCCGCCGGAGTGGGCGTGCGCTGGGCGGTATCCATGGCGCGGGGGTCCTTCCAAATGGTTCTTGTCGAAGACTGGTCGCGCTTCGATAGGCGATGCGGCGGCGCGGGCGGGCTAGTCCTGGGCCGGCTTGTCCGTGGCCGCGCGTTTGACCGAGTCCCACAGGGCGTCCACCCACGGCAGTTTGGCCGGAGCCGCCTCGGAGGCGTGCTCTTCGGAATCGCCCAGGCCTTCGGCGCCGGTCACCAGGTAGCGGGTTTCACCCGGCATTACATAGAATATGCGATCCCGCGCCTGCTGTTTGATGTAGGCCGGGTCGTCCCAGCGGGCCAGCTCCCGCTCCAGCTTGTCCTGGCGTTCCTGCTCGGTGCTGATGTCCTGCTGCAGCGCGGCGATCTCGGAGCGCTGCTCGATGAAAACGCGCACCGATGGGGCCAGCAGGACGGTGATGGTCACCAGCACCACGGCCAGCGCCAGCATGCGGCCGGAGAACGCCTTCGCGGGG is a genomic window of Arthrobacter sp. Marseille-P9274 containing:
- a CDS encoding septum formation initiator family protein yields the protein MSTRRPKVPRAARPAGGNGSGPHGPDHGASGDGVSGGKVIRADFNGGKDPAPERPVSERHPAPGRAARPPAERAKPTPSEARAAERQELSEAIRQPGGKRPSSPEPKFLELHDDNAAPVPAKAFSGRMLALAVVLVTITVLLAPSVRVFIEQRSEIAALQQDISTEQERQDKLERELARWDDPAYIKQQARDRIFYVMPGETRYLVTGAEGLGDSEEHASEAAPAKLPWVDALWDSVKRAATDKPAQD
- a CDS encoding DUF501 domain-containing protein translates to MDTAQRTPTPADLETISRQLGRPARDVVEIGARCICGNPLVATTAPRLGNGIPFPTTFYLTHPVITSAVSRLEAAGVMTEMTERLERDEQLAAAYRRAHDAYLRSRDEIGQRTGVGAVPEIAGVSAGGMPSRVKCLHVLVGHSLAAGRGVNPLGDEALDGIAEWWTTDRCYCGGAWDESGPVPDRDLSRHTKTQGLSPEELEAKRAERRAAREAGQDAGEEGLS
- a CDS encoding S8 family serine peptidase; protein product: MVSVLALAGGAVFAPAAVADEHREKEYWLDSSGIRDAWKTSQGEGVKVAVIDSGIDAKHPDLKGAVVGGADVSGAGDPNGQSGIGQTPEHGTLVATLLAGRGHASDKEKQDDKKPASGVGAGSDGVIGVAPKAELLAVSTWLGSPNPGGVGIEEQIPAAVRWAVDSGAKVINMSLTSSTTSWPESWDDAFLYAEQNDVVIVAAAGNRAGGTEQSGAPATIPGVLTVAGLSRDGKASEKASAQSIVIGVAAPAEDLIGGMPGGQYADWSGTSGATPLVSGVAALIRSKYPQMSAGEVINRIISTASDAGVPGHDPIYGFGILDAEAALNADVPEAGANPLGSIAQWITIHRRGEVAPPSEVPVNKNVKEEPAVPEPTTPAAEEPRLEGDVLPGILVVGSGVLLLVIVGLGVQQTFRARKQSGAGTGSADRKPEGPANPSGR
- a CDS encoding Ppx/GppA phosphatase family protein: MRVGAIDCGTNSIRLLIADVDDGGRLTDVVRTMKVVRLGQGVDATGILADEALARTFAAAEEYAGQLRGHGAESLRFVATSATRDAGNRQVFVDGIRDRLGVEPEVISGGEEAELSFTGAASALSAHPDERILVVDLGGGSTEFVLGNGSGVLAARSTDMGCVRFTERHLVTDPPSAAEIEAAEKEINAYIDEVLRDVPLGDADRLVGVAGSITTVTAHAMGLAEYQPDAIHGTALDAAKTRAACTSLLRMSRAERAALPYMHPGRVDVIGAGALIWRTINDRVGELTSGRVDGATASEHDILDGIALSAARPRSEAN